From the Brachyspira intermedia PWS/A genome, the window ATTGATTTTGGAAAAGAAGTCCTGCATGCTAAGATTGTTCATTCTACAAAGGCAAGGGCTAAAATATTAAAAATCAATATTCCTGAACTTCCTGAAGGTTATTCTATAATAGATTATAGAGATGTTCCGGGTAAAAATGCCGCTACTATGATTATATCTGACTGGCGTCCTTTTGCTGATGATAATGTTAGATATATTGGAGAAACAATACTTCTTATTGTAGGACCTGACAAAAATGTAGTATATGATATAGCCGAAAAAGTTACAATAGAATATGAAGATTTAGAACCAGTATTAAATATAGAAGACTCCAAAAAATTATTAGGCGGTCCTATATATGGAGATGATAATATATTCATTTCATTTAAAGCAGGATACGGCGATGTTGATGAAGCATTCAAAAAAGCTAAAACAATAATAGAAGAAACATATCATACACCATATCAAGAACATTTATATATGGAAGTTAATGGAACTGTAGGTGTTTGGGAAAATGACGGAGTAACTTTATATTCATCTACACAATGTCCATATTATGTACAAAAAGCTGTTGCTCCTGTTCTTGGTGTTGAAGATTCAAAGGTAAGAGTAATATCACCTACTATAGGCGGAGGATTTGGAGGAAAAGAGCATTATCCTGATATACTATCCGCTGCAGTTGCTGTTGCCGTACATAAACTAAAAAAAACAGTTAAGCTTATATTAGACAGACAATTTGATTTAGCTTATAGTGTAAAAAGACAGCCTGCTCAAATCACAACTAAAATTGCTCTTGATGAAAATAATAATATTATTGCTCTTGATGTAGTATCAGATATGGATGCTGGTGCTTATGAATCAAGCTCAAGAGTTATTATGCAAAGATGCACTTACACTGCTGCTAATGTATATCATTTTCCTAATGTGAGAGTTTTGGGAAGATTATACTGTACTAATAATGTGCCTAGCTGTGCATTCAGAGGATTCGGCGGACCTCAGGCTATATTTGCTATAGAAAGAACTATGGATAATGTAGCTAATAAAATAAATGTTGATCCTATAGAGCTTAAAAGAAAATATTTCGTTAAACAAAATGATCCTACAATAACAGGCGGAATATTCCATGATAATATAATACTTCCTAAAATGCTTGATTTAGCTTTAAAAGAATCTGATTATGAAAACAAAGTAAAAAAATATAAAGATGATATGTACAAAGGAATAGGAATTTCCTGCTTCTTGCATGGATGTGCTTTCACAGGAAGCGGAGAAAGAGATATAATCAAAGCTAAATTAAAGTTAAAGAAAAAAGGAAATAAAGTAACAATACTGACATCAAATACAGAAATTGGTCAGGGACTTCATACTACATTCAGAAAAATAGCCGCTTATAATTTGAATATACCATTAGAAAATATAGATATATCTGTATATGATACAAATCTAATTCCAAATACAGGTCCGACTGTTGCTTCACGTTCAGTTATGATAGTAGGATATTTAATACAGGAAGCATGCAAAAAATTAAAAGATAGATGGAATGAATCTGAAGAAATAGAGATAACCGAAGATTATAAACATCCTTCGCATTTGGTTGATTGGGATAGTACTAATTTAAGAGGAGATGCCTACCCTACTTACGGACTTGGAATAAATGTTGTTGAAGTTGAAATTGATAAATTTACATTAGAAGTAAAAATAGTAGGTGTTTGGGCTGTATTTGACTGCGGATATGCTATAGATGAAAAGATAGTTGAAGGTCAGATAAAAGGCGGGGTTGCTCAGGCACTTGGCTGGGGGGCTTTAGAAAACATAGTAAATAAAGACGGAAGATTCTTACAGGTAAAAATGTCTGATTATATGATACCTACTTCTTTAGACTTGCCTGAAATAAAAACATATATTATGGGAGAGCCTTATCAATATGGTCCTTCTGGTGCAAAAGGAATAGGAGAAATTACTTTTGACGGTGCTGCAAGTGCTTATGCATCTGCTATGGAAAATGCTTTGAAACATCATTTTACAAAAATACCTATTCTGCCTGAAAACATAGCGGAGGTGATATAATGCCTATAAAATTTAAAGTAAATGGAAAT encodes:
- a CDS encoding xanthine dehydrogenase family protein molybdopterin-binding subunit produces the protein METLIKELKNSVARVDALDKITGKTKYLNDIDFGKEVLHAKIVHSTKARAKILKINIPELPEGYSIIDYRDVPGKNAATMIISDWRPFADDNVRYIGETILLIVGPDKNVVYDIAEKVTIEYEDLEPVLNIEDSKKLLGGPIYGDDNIFISFKAGYGDVDEAFKKAKTIIEETYHTPYQEHLYMEVNGTVGVWENDGVTLYSSTQCPYYVQKAVAPVLGVEDSKVRVISPTIGGGFGGKEHYPDILSAAVAVAVHKLKKTVKLILDRQFDLAYSVKRQPAQITTKIALDENNNIIALDVVSDMDAGAYESSSRVIMQRCTYTAANVYHFPNVRVLGRLYCTNNVPSCAFRGFGGPQAIFAIERTMDNVANKINVDPIELKRKYFVKQNDPTITGGIFHDNIILPKMLDLALKESDYENKVKKYKDDMYKGIGISCFLHGCAFTGSGERDIIKAKLKLKKKGNKVTILTSNTEIGQGLHTTFRKIAAYNLNIPLENIDISVYDTNLIPNTGPTVASRSVMIVGYLIQEACKKLKDRWNESEEIEITEDYKHPSHLVDWDSTNLRGDAYPTYGLGINVVEVEIDKFTLEVKIVGVWAVFDCGYAIDEKIVEGQIKGGVAQALGWGALENIVNKDGRFLQVKMSDYMIPTSLDLPEIKTYIMGEPYQYGPSGAKGIGEITFDGAASAYASAMENALKHHFTKIPILPENIAEVI